The Mesorhizobium sp. NBSH29 genome has a segment encoding these proteins:
- a CDS encoding carbohydrate kinase family protein: MTTMPHLLAIGGAHIDRRGRITKTYVPGVSNPGVIDEEVGGVVFNALRNAVRRGVSASLVSIRGGDSAGTAVAHAIAQAGITDLSAIFLDRPTPSYTALLDHEGDLIAGLADMGLYDMAFPKQLARASVRKSAGACDAILCDANLPPAALARVMALATGKPVYAIAISPAKVVRLHGMLKCITCLFMNRHEAEALTGHPGSLTATLERLRAIGLGSAVVTAGGAPVAGFDAGGLFSIAPPPARNITDVTGAGDALAGVTVAAAMRGLALREALREGLAAAYLTVESRQAVASFSENDFAAALALVPHAQPLLSPA, encoded by the coding sequence ATGACAACCATGCCGCATCTTCTCGCCATTGGCGGCGCCCACATCGACCGGCGCGGGCGGATAACAAAAACCTATGTCCCCGGCGTTTCCAATCCGGGCGTCATCGATGAGGAAGTCGGCGGCGTGGTATTCAATGCGCTGCGCAATGCAGTGCGCCGTGGCGTCAGCGCATCGCTGGTCTCGATCCGCGGCGGCGATAGCGCCGGCACAGCGGTGGCGCACGCCATCGCCCAGGCCGGCATCACGGATTTGTCGGCCATATTCCTAGACCGCCCCACGCCGAGTTACACCGCGCTGCTGGACCATGAGGGCGATTTGATCGCCGGGCTTGCCGATATGGGGCTCTACGACATGGCGTTTCCAAAGCAGCTGGCGCGCGCCTCGGTGCGCAAGTCTGCCGGTGCTTGCGATGCCATCCTGTGCGATGCCAATCTTCCGCCCGCAGCGCTGGCGCGGGTCATGGCGCTGGCCACCGGCAAGCCGGTCTATGCCATTGCCATTTCGCCCGCCAAAGTGGTTCGGCTTCACGGTATGCTGAAATGCATCACTTGCCTGTTCATGAACCGTCACGAGGCCGAAGCGCTTACCGGCCATCCAGGCTCCCTCACCGCGACACTTGAGCGCCTGCGCGCCATCGGCCTTGGCTCAGCAGTGGTCACCGCAGGCGGCGCACCGGTTGCCGGCTTCGACGCAGGCGGCCTGTTTTCAATCGCCCCGCCCCCGGCCCGAAACATCACCGATGTCACCGGTGCCGGCGATGCTTTGGCCGGCGTCACGGTGGCCGCGGCAATGCGCGGTCTTGCGCTGCGAGAGGCCCTGCGCGAAGGCCTCGCCGCAGCCTATCTGACCGTTGAAAGCCGCCAGGCCGTCGCCAGTTTTTCTGAAAACGACT